The proteins below come from a single Rhodococcus sp. WMMA185 genomic window:
- a CDS encoding electron transfer flavoprotein subunit alpha/FixB family protein — translation MAEVLVLVEHAEGALKKVSTELITAARALGEPAAVVTGAAGTADKLAEGLAAAGAAKIYVAESADIENYLVTPKVDVLASLVESTAPAAVITAASIEGKEVSGRLAARIGSGLLVDVVDVNADGSAVHSIFGGAFTVDAKANGDVPVISVRPGAVEAKPEAGAGEKVTVEVPGQEEGAVKITSRQPIVGGDRPELTEASVVVSGGRGVGSADKFSVVEELADSLGAAVGASRAAVDSGYYPGQFQVGQTGKTVSPQLYIALGISGAIQHRAGMQTSKTIVAVNKDEEAPIFEIADFGIVGDLFNVAPQLTEAVKAHKG, via the coding sequence ATGGCAGAAGTACTGGTGCTCGTCGAGCACGCAGAGGGTGCATTGAAGAAGGTCAGCACCGAACTCATCACCGCTGCTCGCGCGCTCGGTGAGCCGGCCGCAGTGGTCACCGGTGCCGCCGGCACCGCGGACAAGCTGGCCGAGGGGCTCGCAGCCGCGGGTGCGGCGAAGATCTACGTCGCGGAGTCGGCCGACATCGAGAACTACTTGGTGACCCCGAAGGTCGACGTTCTCGCGTCGCTCGTCGAGTCGACCGCTCCGGCCGCAGTGATTACCGCAGCAAGCATCGAGGGCAAGGAGGTCTCCGGACGTCTTGCCGCCCGTATCGGCTCCGGCCTGCTCGTCGACGTCGTCGACGTCAACGCCGACGGCAGCGCTGTGCACTCCATCTTCGGTGGCGCTTTCACCGTCGATGCGAAGGCCAACGGCGACGTCCCCGTCATCTCGGTTCGCCCGGGTGCCGTCGAGGCGAAGCCCGAAGCGGGAGCGGGCGAGAAGGTCACCGTCGAGGTCCCCGGCCAGGAGGAGGGCGCCGTCAAGATCACGTCGCGTCAGCCGATCGTCGGCGGTGATCGGCCGGAGCTCACCGAGGCGAGCGTCGTCGTCTCCGGTGGTCGCGGTGTCGGTAGCGCCGACAAGTTCTCCGTCGTCGAGGAGCTCGCCGATTCCCTCGGTGCCGCCGTCGGTGCTTCGCGTGCCGCAGTCGACTCGGGTTACTACCCGGGCCAGTTCCAGGTCGGCCAGACGGGCAAGACGGTCTCCCCGCAGCTGTACATCGCGCTCGGCATATCCGGCGCCATCCAGCACCGCGCAGGCATGCAGACGTCGAAGACCATCGTCGCTGTCAACAAGGACGAGGAAGCCCCGATCTTCGAGATCGCCGACTTCGGTATCGTCGGCGACCTGTTCAACGTCGCGCCGCAGCTCACCGAGGCGGTCAAGGCCCACAAGGGCTGA
- a CDS encoding GNAT family N-acetyltransferase — protein sequence MTTSSVLRAAIETADTVVTAPRYSLVVSSDRQHRVAAQRLRHRIFTAEPGFCLQPSSDGLDADRFDDFCDHLLVRHEATGEFVGCYRMLPPDGAVEAGGYYTATEFDISALDPVGNRMVEMGRACVDPSHRSGSVLSLMWSGIIHYLQLTGYEWVMGCVSVPMRETPGAVAGSNVRGVRDLLLSRYGNDPAARVVPKHPVRVEGVNLDEIPAPARAVLPPLLRGYLRLGARICGEPAHDAEFGVADFVALHGLRTINERYLERLQSASATLEAGIPA from the coding sequence ATGACAACTTCGTCAGTTCTTCGCGCAGCGATTGAAACCGCCGACACCGTTGTAACCGCCCCTCGATATTCGCTGGTCGTCTCTTCCGACCGCCAACACCGCGTCGCGGCCCAGCGCCTACGCCACCGCATCTTCACCGCCGAGCCCGGATTCTGTCTCCAGCCTTCGTCCGACGGGCTCGATGCCGACCGGTTCGACGACTTCTGCGATCACCTCCTCGTCCGTCACGAGGCCACCGGTGAATTCGTCGGGTGCTACCGCATGCTCCCCCCGGACGGAGCCGTGGAGGCAGGTGGCTACTACACCGCGACCGAATTCGACATCTCCGCGCTCGACCCCGTCGGCAATCGCATGGTCGAGATGGGCCGTGCGTGCGTTGATCCCAGTCACCGCTCCGGGTCCGTACTCAGCCTGATGTGGTCGGGCATCATTCACTATCTGCAGTTGACCGGCTATGAGTGGGTGATGGGCTGCGTGTCGGTGCCGATGCGCGAAACTCCCGGCGCCGTAGCCGGATCCAACGTGCGCGGAGTTCGCGACCTATTGTTGAGCCGATACGGGAACGATCCCGCGGCGAGGGTGGTGCCGAAGCACCCGGTTCGTGTCGAGGGCGTAAACCTCGACGAGATTCCCGCACCCGCGCGGGCGGTGCTACCGCCGCTGCTGCGCGGCTACTTGCGGCTCGGCGCGCGGATCTGCGGTGAGCCGGCCCACGACGCCGAGTTCGGTGTCGCCGACTTCGTGGCGCTGCACGGTCTGCGCACCATCAACGAGCGGTATCTCGAGCGCCTGCAGTCCGCGTCCGCGACGCTCGAGGCGGGAATACCGGCGTGA
- a CDS encoding lysophospholipid acyltransferase family protein: protein MSTVTDGSVATAEHAWMPSSPCGARCLPAGDTEVSAPVAAGRWLLVGCALAAAPLLTAGWFLPRSWRAVLQRRYAEVLLRCVGIHLDIRDRRGERRPTGGLLVVSSHVSWTDVLVLSALAPTEFVARADLLDWAVLGSLARRMRVIPIDRSDLRALPGTVEATANRLRAGARVAAFPEGTTWCGRASGGFRPALFQAAVDSECPVQPVTIRYVGRTGELTTSPCFVGVETIGPSIRRIIRQRGLVAQVDLRPIEHPGESRRDLTVRCERSVRGAETVDLAAGGIVGPGRYAALAIAADAASSIEAGERLTA from the coding sequence GTGAGCACCGTCACGGATGGGAGTGTCGCCACTGCGGAACATGCATGGATGCCCTCCAGTCCCTGTGGAGCGCGTTGTCTTCCGGCCGGAGACACCGAAGTATCGGCACCTGTGGCGGCCGGCCGTTGGCTTCTCGTGGGGTGTGCTCTGGCCGCGGCCCCGCTCCTGACCGCTGGTTGGTTCTTGCCACGCTCGTGGCGCGCCGTACTGCAACGCCGGTACGCGGAAGTCCTGCTTCGATGCGTGGGGATCCACCTTGATATTCGCGATCGGCGCGGAGAGCGAAGGCCTACGGGCGGGTTGTTGGTGGTGTCCAGTCACGTGTCGTGGACCGACGTGTTGGTGCTCAGCGCCCTCGCCCCGACCGAGTTCGTTGCGCGAGCCGATCTGCTCGACTGGGCTGTACTGGGATCGCTCGCCCGCCGGATGCGGGTGATCCCGATCGACCGTTCGGACCTGCGTGCGCTTCCGGGCACCGTCGAGGCCACCGCAAACAGGCTGCGGGCCGGTGCCCGAGTGGCTGCGTTTCCTGAGGGCACCACCTGGTGCGGACGGGCTTCCGGTGGGTTCCGCCCCGCCCTCTTCCAGGCGGCTGTCGATTCGGAGTGTCCGGTTCAACCGGTGACGATCCGCTACGTCGGCAGAACCGGCGAGCTGACGACGAGTCCTTGCTTCGTGGGCGTTGAGACGATAGGACCGTCGATCCGGCGCATCATCCGTCAACGGGGCCTCGTGGCGCAGGTTGATCTTCGCCCGATCGAGCACCCCGGCGAGTCGAGACGCGACCTCACAGTGCGCTGCGAGCGATCGGTTCGGGGCGCCGAGACAGTCGATTTGGCGGCAGGCGGCATCGTCGGGCCGGGCCGGTATGCCGCCCTTGCCATCGCCGCGGATGCCGCTTCGAGCATCGAGGCGGGGGAACGGCTGACCGCCTGA